A window of the Zerene cesonia ecotype Mississippi chromosome 24, Zerene_cesonia_1.1, whole genome shotgun sequence genome harbors these coding sequences:
- the LOC119836514 gene encoding paired amphipathic helix protein Sin3b isoform X1 encodes MMKRTGPRLGPDEPTPMSQSPAQIQQAGASNMHTLAQSAQPQILGATAMLSVGGGFGRGPPRAGAPQVINYLKANAVQYAPPKQPQVPPRVKLVSQQTGLPLGGRQSPSPAPAGGASFQRLKVEDALSYLDQVKYKFNTQPQVYNDFLDIMKEFKSQTLTYSIDTPGVITRVSNLFKGHPELIVGFNTFLPPGYKIEVQSNGQVSVSMPSPSGLGAGVGGVGVGVVGGVSGVVGVGVGVAHAQHAPAPPGPGGVLLGVHHAPAQPQLLHLLPVQQSVSQVVHNLSVNPSPANTLHHISQAHQQIEAAAIQHHTSGGPASTGGGHATAAGQPVEFNHAIEYVNKIKSRFSRQPDKYKRFLEILHAYQRGHRDVKEPQAKQQTEQEVYSQVAKLFENQEDLLAEFGQFLPDAKAVTKPPHLPPHARSPPPPARVEPEPERFTSAASASPPLPQHPIHHPQVPKHTTPSNVSAPPPQHHHLKRSPSFSSSTPLSSGAPPAKKARGCAVGAAGAAGAAGAAGALRDVSYAEAAKLATAHEYNFFDRARQALRSPHVYENFLRCLLLFTNEIISSSELLCVVSPFLCRHPELQKWLQDFLGPVSPPHTPTAPNSGYNNTSGSSTLLGYERSRLGSESKSREPLGLPSALALSTPLRHDRPQTETNLDLDLSTCKRLGTSYCALPKEAASRRCSGRTALCKEVLNDTWVSIPTWSEDSTFVTSRKTQYEEYIYRCEDERFELDVVIETNAATIRVLEGVQKKLSRMAADDAAKYRLDDCLGGHSPTIHQRALRRIYGDKVAVDIIAGLKKNPVVAVPVVLRRLKAKEEEWREAQKGFNKQWREQNEKYYLKSLDHQGINFKQNDLKAMRSKSLFNEVESAYAARRPGPHYIADYNMTSRQEAIKIVRDAAELLIHHARRQTAIQKAEKRRIKQLLRHFLPDLFSHPRQPLSDDERDDEDKEEATSPGSPTAGQNDEKNSVKQEKQESSESDNASDKSTRNNKIDKENKPKNNNNTDTKDSTNPSIKRSSSNEDNVKSEMKNDMDIEDDYRDYPPNEGRFVCTSSWYLFLRLHAILCARLAGARRAALALAEAEAGAHRPPSVAAALRLKPNNLPNEVSSPAEYYSTLLELVKGVLDGNTEASAYEDAAREMFGIKAYPAYTLDKVVSTAVRQLQHCVSESWSVRAAEMAARGGMRGPLAYVHKAARYLRADHTTFLVRVYGGDECKVTFELLEPAGEGRTSPQLNNDNSRLSPTNQCGRENGTTGAIMTAAAWSRYAERFARPDLTARCHKPVFLRRNARRTGGDSHAALAACAAPAPAAPAAPAAAHAPGAAAGAAARRRKPPRLHDHSECTIANPIRFVACRPHQLYRAGCLSSARASHPRLSALRRERFRAWLASTQRPT; translated from the exons ATGATGAAACGCACGGGTCCCAGGCTCGGACCTGATGAACCGACGCCGATGTCGCAGAGTCCCGCTCAG ATACAACAGGCGGGCGCAAGTAACATGCATACCCTGGCCCAATCGGCCCAACCTCAAATTCTAG GTGCAACAGCAATGCTGTCGGTGGGCGGCGGGTTCGGGCGCGGGCCGCCGCGAGCCGGCGCGCCGCAAGTGATCAACTACCTGAAGGCGAACGCGGTGCAGTACGCGCCGCCCAAGCAGCCGCAAGTGCCGCCGAGGGTTAAG CTGGTGTCCCAGCAAACAGGGCTGCCGCTGGGGGGGCGGCAGTCGCCGAGCCCGGCGCCGGCCGGCGGCGCTTCGTTCCAACGCCTCAAAGTGGAGGACGCGCTGTCCTACCTCGACCAAGTGAAATACAAGTTCAACACGCAGCCGCAGGTGTATAATGACTTTCTGGACATCATGAAGGAGTTTAAGAGTCAGAC ttTAACTTACAGTATAGACACGCCGGGCGTGATCACGCGGGTGTCTAACCTGTTCAAGGGCCATCCGGAGTTGATCGTCGGCTTCAATACCTTCCTGCCGCCGGGGTATAAGATTGAAGTGCAGAGTAACGGACAg GTGTCCGTGTCGATGCCGTCCCCCAGCGGTCTGGGCGCGGGCGTCGGCGGCGTGGGCGTGGGCGTCGTCGGCGGCGTGAGCGGCGTGGTCGGCGTGGGCGTGGGCGTGGCGCACGCGCAGcacgcgcccgcgccgcccgggCCCGGCGGCGTGCTGCTCGGCGTGCACCACGCGCCCGCGCAGCCGCAGCTGCTGCACCTGCTGCCCGTGCAACA GTCTGTCAGTCAAGTGGTGCACAATTTGTCCGTGAACCCGAGTCCGGCGAACACCTTGCACCATATATCGCAAGCTCACCAGCAGATAGAGGCAGCTGCTATACAGCATCATACTAGCG GTGGTCCGGCTAGCACGGGCGGCGGTCACGCGACGGCGGCGGGGCAGCCCGTCGAGTTCAACCACGCTATCGAATATGTTAATAAGATTAAG TCGCGTTTCTCCCGCCAACCGGACAAGTACAAGCGTTTCCTGGAGATACTGCACGCGTACCAGCGCGGCCATCGCGACGTCAAGGAGCCGCAGGCGAAGCAGCAGACCGAGCAGGAGGTGTACTCTCAG GTGGCGAAGTTATTCGAGAACCAAGAAGACTTGCTGGCGGAGTTTGGTCAGTTTCTACCCGATGCAAAGGCGGTGACCAAACCGCCGCACTTGCCGCCGCACGCTAGATCGCCTCCACCACcg gcGCGAGTGGAGCCTGAGCCGGAGAGATTCACAAGTGCTGCGTCAGCATCACCACCATTGCCGCAACATCCAATTCATCATCCACAG GTCCCAAAGCATACGACCCCAAGTAACGTGAGCGCTCCGCCGCCGCAACATCATCATCTCAAGAGATCTCCCAGCTTCTCATCCTCCACACCACTAT CATCGGGCGCGCCGCCCGCGAAGAAGGCGCGCGGGTGCGCGgtgggcgcggcgggcgcggcgggcgcggcgggcgcggcgggcgcgctgCGCGACGTGTCGTACGCGGAGGCGGCCAAGCTGGCAACGGCGCACGAGTACAACTTCTTCGACCGCGCGCGCCAGGCGCTGCGCTCGCCGCACGTCTACGAGAACTTTTTGAG GTGCCTGCTGCTCTTCACGAACGAGATAATCTCCTCGTCGGAGCTCCTGTGCGTGGTGTCGCCGTTCCTGTGCCGGCACCCCGAACTGCAGAAGTGGCTGCAGGACTTTCTGGGGCCTGTCTCGCCGCCGCACACACCCACGGCGCCTAATTCCG GATACAACAACACGAGTGGCTCGTCCACGCTCCTGGGCTACGAGAGGTCCCGTCTCGGCTCGGAGAGCAAGTCCCGCGAGCCGCTCGGCCTGCCCTCGGCCCTCGCACTGTCCACACCCCTGCGGCATGACAGACCGCAGACGGAGACTAATTTGGATCTAG ACCTGTCTACATGCAAGCGCCTAGGCACTTCGTACTGCGCTCTGCCAAAAGAAGCGGCTTCCAGACGTTGTTCGGGACGCACCGCGTTGTGTAAAGAG gTATTAAACGACACATGGGTGTCAATACCGACGTGGAGTGAAGATTCCACATTTGTGACGTCGCGTAAGACGCAATACGAAGAGTACATCTATCGCTGTGAAGATGAGAGATTTGAG CTGGACGTGGTGATAGAAACGAACGCGGCGACGATACGCGTGCTGGAAGGCGTGCAGAAGAAGCTGTCGCGCATGGCGGCCGACGACGCCGCCAAGTACCGGCTCGACGACTGCCTCGGCGGCCACTCGCCCACCATACACCAGCGCGCGCTGCGCCGGATATACGGTGATAAGGTG GCAGTGGATATAATAGCTGGTCTTAAGAAGAATCCTGTAGTGGCTGTACCCGTTGTGCTGAGGAGGTTAAAAGCTAAGGAAGAGGAGTGGCGGGAGGCGCAGAAG GGCTTCAACAAACAATGGCGGGAGCAGAACGAGAAGTACTACCTCAAGTCGCTGGACCACCAGGGCATTAATTTCAAACAGAACGATCTGAAGGCGATGCGCTCCAAGTCCCTATTCAATGAGGTGGAGAGCGCGTACGCGGCGAGACGACCCGGCCCCCACTATATCGCCGATTATAATATGACCAGCCGGCAAGAAG CTATAAAGATAGTCCGCGACGCGGCCGAGCTGCTGATACACCACGCGCGGCGGCAGACGGCGATACAGAAGGCGGAGAAGCGACGCATCAAGCAGCTGCTGCGGCACTTCCTGCCCGACCTGTTCAGCCATCCGCGCCAGCCGCTCTCCGATGATGAGCGGGATGATG AAGACAAGGAAGAGGCGACGAGTCCTGGCAGTCCGACAGCCGGACAGAACGATGAAAAGAATAGCGTCAAACAAGAGAAACAAGag TCGTCCGAGTCGGACAACGCGTCCGACAAGAGCACACGCAACAATAAGATCGACAAAGAGAATAAACCGAAGAACAATAACAACACGGACACTAAAG aTAGCACAAACCCAAGTATAAAACGCAGTAGCAGTAATGAAGACAATGTTAAGTCGGAAATGAAGAATGATATGGATATTGAGGATGATTATAGAGATTATCCACCTAAT GAGGGCCGGTTCGTGTGCACCTCGTCGTGGTACCTGTTCCTCAGGCTACACGCGATACTGTGCGCGCGGCTAGCCGGCGCGAGGCGGGCGGCGCTAGCGCTGGCTGAGGCGGAGGCGGGCGCGCATCGACCGCCCAGCGTGGCGGCCGCGCTGCGACTGAAGCCCAACA ACCTACCGAACGAGGTGTCGTCACCGGCGGAGTACTACAGCACGCTGCTGGAGCTGGTGAAGGGCGTGCTGGACGGCAACACGGAGGCGTCCGCGTACGAGGACGCGGCGCGCGAGATGTTTGGCATCAAGGCGTACCCCGCCTACACTCTGGATAAGGTCGTGTCCACGGCGGTCAGGCAG CTGCAGCACTGCGTGTCGGAGAGCTGGTCGGTGCGCGCGGCGGAGAtggcggcgcgcggcggcaTGCGCGGCCCGCTCGCCTACGTGCACAAGGCGGCGCGCTACCTGCGCGCCGACCACACCACCTTCCTCGTGCGCGTG TATGGTGGTGATGAGTGCAAGGTGACGTTCGAGTTGCTGGAGCCGGCCGGCGAGGGCCGCACTTCGCCGCAGCTGAACAATGACAACTCGAGGTTATCGCCTACTAACCAg TGCGGGCGCGAGAACGGCACGACCGGCGCCATAATGACGGCGGCCGCGTGGTCGCGCTACGCGGAGCGCTTCGCGCGGCCCGACCTCACGGCGCGCTGCCACAAGCCCGTGTTCCTGCGCCGCAACGCGCGCCGCACCGGCGGCGACTCGCACGCCGCGCTCGCCGCgtgcgcc
- the LOC119836514 gene encoding paired amphipathic helix protein Sin3b isoform X3: MMKRTGPRLGPDEPTPMSQSPAQIQQAGASNMHTLAQSAQPQILGATAMLSVGGGFGRGPPRAGAPQVINYLKANAVQYAPPKQPQVPPRVKLVSQQTGLPLGGRQSPSPAPAGGASFQRLKVEDALSYLDQVKYKFNTQPQVYNDFLDIMKEFKSQTLTYSIDTPGVITRVSNLFKGHPELIVGFNTFLPPGYKIEVQSNGQVSVSMPSPSGLGAGVGGVGVGVVGGVSGVVGVGVGVAHAQHAPAPPGPGGVLLGVHHAPAQPQLLHLLPVQQSVSQVVHNLSVNPSPANTLHHISQAHQQIEAAAIQHHTSGGPASTGGGHATAAGQPVEFNHAIEYVNKIKSRFSRQPDKYKRFLEILHAYQRGHRDVKEPQAKQQTEQEVYSQVAKLFENQEDLLAEFGQFLPDAKAVTKPPHLPPHARSPPPPARVEPEPERFTSAASASPPLPQHPIHHPQVPKHTTPSNVSAPPPQHHHLKRSPSFSSSTPLSSGAPPAKKARGCAVGAAGAAGAAGAAGALRDVSYAEAAKLATAHEYNFFDRARQALRSPHVYENFLRCLLLFTNEIISSSELLCVVSPFLCRHPELQKWLQDFLGPVSPPHTPTAPNSGYNNTSGSSTLLGYERSRLGSESKSREPLGLPSALALSTPLRHDRPQTETNLDLDLSTCKRLGTSYCALPKEAASRRCSGRTALCKEVLNDTWVSIPTWSEDSTFVTSRKTQYEEYIYRCEDERFELDVVIETNAATIRVLEGVQKKLSRMAADDAAKYRLDDCLGGHSPTIHQRALRRIYGDKVAVDIIAGLKKNPVVAVPVVLRRLKAKEEEWREAQKGFNKQWREQNEKYYLKSLDHQGINFKQNDLKAMRSKSLFNEVESAYAARRPGPHYIADYNMTSRQEAIKIVRDAAELLIHHARRQTAIQKAEKRRIKQLLRHFLPDLFSHPRQPLSDDERDDDKEEATSPGSPTAGQNDEKNSVKQEKQESSESDNASDKSTRNNKIDKENKPKNNNNTDTKDSTNPSIKRSSSNEDNVKSEMKNDMDIEDDYRDYPPNEGRFVCTSSWYLFLRLHAILCARLAGARRAALALAEAEAGAHRPPSVAAALRLKPNNLPNEVSSPAEYYSTLLELVKGVLDGNTEASAYEDAAREMFGIKAYPAYTLDKVVSTAVRQLQHCVSESWSVRAAEMAARGGMRGPLAYVHKAARYLRADHTTFLVRVYGGDECKVTFELLEPAGEGRTSPQLNNDNSRLSPTNQCGRENGTTGAIMTAAAWSRYAERFARPDLTARCHKPVFLRRNARRTGGDSHAALAACAAPAPAAPAAPAAAHAPGAAAGAAARRRKPPRLHDHSECTIANPIRFVACRPHQLYRAGCLSSARASHPRLSALRRERFRAWLASTQRPT, encoded by the exons ATGATGAAACGCACGGGTCCCAGGCTCGGACCTGATGAACCGACGCCGATGTCGCAGAGTCCCGCTCAG ATACAACAGGCGGGCGCAAGTAACATGCATACCCTGGCCCAATCGGCCCAACCTCAAATTCTAG GTGCAACAGCAATGCTGTCGGTGGGCGGCGGGTTCGGGCGCGGGCCGCCGCGAGCCGGCGCGCCGCAAGTGATCAACTACCTGAAGGCGAACGCGGTGCAGTACGCGCCGCCCAAGCAGCCGCAAGTGCCGCCGAGGGTTAAG CTGGTGTCCCAGCAAACAGGGCTGCCGCTGGGGGGGCGGCAGTCGCCGAGCCCGGCGCCGGCCGGCGGCGCTTCGTTCCAACGCCTCAAAGTGGAGGACGCGCTGTCCTACCTCGACCAAGTGAAATACAAGTTCAACACGCAGCCGCAGGTGTATAATGACTTTCTGGACATCATGAAGGAGTTTAAGAGTCAGAC ttTAACTTACAGTATAGACACGCCGGGCGTGATCACGCGGGTGTCTAACCTGTTCAAGGGCCATCCGGAGTTGATCGTCGGCTTCAATACCTTCCTGCCGCCGGGGTATAAGATTGAAGTGCAGAGTAACGGACAg GTGTCCGTGTCGATGCCGTCCCCCAGCGGTCTGGGCGCGGGCGTCGGCGGCGTGGGCGTGGGCGTCGTCGGCGGCGTGAGCGGCGTGGTCGGCGTGGGCGTGGGCGTGGCGCACGCGCAGcacgcgcccgcgccgcccgggCCCGGCGGCGTGCTGCTCGGCGTGCACCACGCGCCCGCGCAGCCGCAGCTGCTGCACCTGCTGCCCGTGCAACA GTCTGTCAGTCAAGTGGTGCACAATTTGTCCGTGAACCCGAGTCCGGCGAACACCTTGCACCATATATCGCAAGCTCACCAGCAGATAGAGGCAGCTGCTATACAGCATCATACTAGCG GTGGTCCGGCTAGCACGGGCGGCGGTCACGCGACGGCGGCGGGGCAGCCCGTCGAGTTCAACCACGCTATCGAATATGTTAATAAGATTAAG TCGCGTTTCTCCCGCCAACCGGACAAGTACAAGCGTTTCCTGGAGATACTGCACGCGTACCAGCGCGGCCATCGCGACGTCAAGGAGCCGCAGGCGAAGCAGCAGACCGAGCAGGAGGTGTACTCTCAG GTGGCGAAGTTATTCGAGAACCAAGAAGACTTGCTGGCGGAGTTTGGTCAGTTTCTACCCGATGCAAAGGCGGTGACCAAACCGCCGCACTTGCCGCCGCACGCTAGATCGCCTCCACCACcg gcGCGAGTGGAGCCTGAGCCGGAGAGATTCACAAGTGCTGCGTCAGCATCACCACCATTGCCGCAACATCCAATTCATCATCCACAG GTCCCAAAGCATACGACCCCAAGTAACGTGAGCGCTCCGCCGCCGCAACATCATCATCTCAAGAGATCTCCCAGCTTCTCATCCTCCACACCACTAT CATCGGGCGCGCCGCCCGCGAAGAAGGCGCGCGGGTGCGCGgtgggcgcggcgggcgcggcgggcgcggcgggcgcggcgggcgcgctgCGCGACGTGTCGTACGCGGAGGCGGCCAAGCTGGCAACGGCGCACGAGTACAACTTCTTCGACCGCGCGCGCCAGGCGCTGCGCTCGCCGCACGTCTACGAGAACTTTTTGAG GTGCCTGCTGCTCTTCACGAACGAGATAATCTCCTCGTCGGAGCTCCTGTGCGTGGTGTCGCCGTTCCTGTGCCGGCACCCCGAACTGCAGAAGTGGCTGCAGGACTTTCTGGGGCCTGTCTCGCCGCCGCACACACCCACGGCGCCTAATTCCG GATACAACAACACGAGTGGCTCGTCCACGCTCCTGGGCTACGAGAGGTCCCGTCTCGGCTCGGAGAGCAAGTCCCGCGAGCCGCTCGGCCTGCCCTCGGCCCTCGCACTGTCCACACCCCTGCGGCATGACAGACCGCAGACGGAGACTAATTTGGATCTAG ACCTGTCTACATGCAAGCGCCTAGGCACTTCGTACTGCGCTCTGCCAAAAGAAGCGGCTTCCAGACGTTGTTCGGGACGCACCGCGTTGTGTAAAGAG gTATTAAACGACACATGGGTGTCAATACCGACGTGGAGTGAAGATTCCACATTTGTGACGTCGCGTAAGACGCAATACGAAGAGTACATCTATCGCTGTGAAGATGAGAGATTTGAG CTGGACGTGGTGATAGAAACGAACGCGGCGACGATACGCGTGCTGGAAGGCGTGCAGAAGAAGCTGTCGCGCATGGCGGCCGACGACGCCGCCAAGTACCGGCTCGACGACTGCCTCGGCGGCCACTCGCCCACCATACACCAGCGCGCGCTGCGCCGGATATACGGTGATAAGGTG GCAGTGGATATAATAGCTGGTCTTAAGAAGAATCCTGTAGTGGCTGTACCCGTTGTGCTGAGGAGGTTAAAAGCTAAGGAAGAGGAGTGGCGGGAGGCGCAGAAG GGCTTCAACAAACAATGGCGGGAGCAGAACGAGAAGTACTACCTCAAGTCGCTGGACCACCAGGGCATTAATTTCAAACAGAACGATCTGAAGGCGATGCGCTCCAAGTCCCTATTCAATGAGGTGGAGAGCGCGTACGCGGCGAGACGACCCGGCCCCCACTATATCGCCGATTATAATATGACCAGCCGGCAAGAAG CTATAAAGATAGTCCGCGACGCGGCCGAGCTGCTGATACACCACGCGCGGCGGCAGACGGCGATACAGAAGGCGGAGAAGCGACGCATCAAGCAGCTGCTGCGGCACTTCCTGCCCGACCTGTTCAGCCATCCGCGCCAGCCGCTCTCCGATGATGAGCGGGATGATG ACAAGGAAGAGGCGACGAGTCCTGGCAGTCCGACAGCCGGACAGAACGATGAAAAGAATAGCGTCAAACAAGAGAAACAAGag TCGTCCGAGTCGGACAACGCGTCCGACAAGAGCACACGCAACAATAAGATCGACAAAGAGAATAAACCGAAGAACAATAACAACACGGACACTAAAG aTAGCACAAACCCAAGTATAAAACGCAGTAGCAGTAATGAAGACAATGTTAAGTCGGAAATGAAGAATGATATGGATATTGAGGATGATTATAGAGATTATCCACCTAAT GAGGGCCGGTTCGTGTGCACCTCGTCGTGGTACCTGTTCCTCAGGCTACACGCGATACTGTGCGCGCGGCTAGCCGGCGCGAGGCGGGCGGCGCTAGCGCTGGCTGAGGCGGAGGCGGGCGCGCATCGACCGCCCAGCGTGGCGGCCGCGCTGCGACTGAAGCCCAACA ACCTACCGAACGAGGTGTCGTCACCGGCGGAGTACTACAGCACGCTGCTGGAGCTGGTGAAGGGCGTGCTGGACGGCAACACGGAGGCGTCCGCGTACGAGGACGCGGCGCGCGAGATGTTTGGCATCAAGGCGTACCCCGCCTACACTCTGGATAAGGTCGTGTCCACGGCGGTCAGGCAG CTGCAGCACTGCGTGTCGGAGAGCTGGTCGGTGCGCGCGGCGGAGAtggcggcgcgcggcggcaTGCGCGGCCCGCTCGCCTACGTGCACAAGGCGGCGCGCTACCTGCGCGCCGACCACACCACCTTCCTCGTGCGCGTG TATGGTGGTGATGAGTGCAAGGTGACGTTCGAGTTGCTGGAGCCGGCCGGCGAGGGCCGCACTTCGCCGCAGCTGAACAATGACAACTCGAGGTTATCGCCTACTAACCAg TGCGGGCGCGAGAACGGCACGACCGGCGCCATAATGACGGCGGCCGCGTGGTCGCGCTACGCGGAGCGCTTCGCGCGGCCCGACCTCACGGCGCGCTGCCACAAGCCCGTGTTCCTGCGCCGCAACGCGCGCCGCACCGGCGGCGACTCGCACGCCGCGCTCGCCGCgtgcgcc